In Candidatus Cloacimonadota bacterium, the sequence AAAGTCGTTGTTGATAGGAATGAGAAAAAAATCCTCATTTCATTTGATGCCGGTACGGTAGATAATAGACATTCGGAATGGCTAAAATCTGTAAAAGATAGAATCGGCCTGGATGAATTGAATCCGCAACCATATTGGGGTTTTAATGATCTTTTCCATAAAGCCGGCACAAAACTGCTTAATTGCTTTTATGTACAGGCGGAAACAAAGAAAATTGATGGGAAAACTCATTTTTTCTACAGCGATATAATGATATTGCAATGTCTTTCACTTGAGAACTTTCTTGAATCAATAGAAAATGGGCAGATCCTCATAGATTTTGATGCTCGAACAGGCCACAATCACGGCACTAAATTCAGATTACG encodes:
- a CDS encoding MvaI/BcnI family restriction endonuclease codes for the protein SPRALKFVPQILLPKYGWAHQLAGNKYSGNEMSFRQTIHGLSRSDRGFKVVVDRNEKKILISFDAGTVDNRHSEWLKSVKDRIGLDELNPQPYWGFNDLFHKAGTKLLNCFYVQAETKKIDGKTHFFYSDIMILQCLSLENFLESIENGQILIDFDARTGHNHGTKFRLRQNALPALYSKVQRL